One region of Variovorax sp. J2L1-78 genomic DNA includes:
- a CDS encoding aspartate carbamoyltransferase — protein MNADQQTFLRDAMRRLNLTREAFSQRIGVTRRALDTWLLPEGSSEARGMPEIVQRFVSEILQAASATEATQSVHSGALRDRILFEGRPQLLSVDQFSRESVEALFRVADIMQPIARRQKVSRVLEGAVLGNLFFEASTRTRVSFGAAFCRLGGSVCDTTGFTFSSMAKGESIYDTSRVMSGYVDALVVRHPEQGSVAEFARATNIPVINGGDGAGEHPSQALLDLYTIQREFSRLGRIVDGAHVAFVGDLKYGRTVHSLVKLLSLYRGLKFTLIAPAGLELPAHLADRISRNGHVVVQTASLAEGLAGADVVYATRIQKERFEPKEQEQFEGYTPDFQIHQALIDAHCSPRTLVMHPLPRDSRPGANDLSTDLNHDPRLAIFRQTDNGIPVRMALFAVLLGVEDQVPRSMRDAGWRPPAAIGPDDAAFDALEA, from the coding sequence ATGAACGCCGACCAGCAGACCTTTCTTCGTGACGCCATGCGGCGTCTCAACCTCACCCGCGAAGCCTTCTCGCAGCGCATCGGCGTGACGCGCCGCGCGCTCGATACCTGGCTGCTGCCGGAAGGATCGTCGGAAGCGCGGGGCATGCCGGAGATCGTCCAGCGCTTCGTCTCGGAGATCCTGCAGGCGGCGAGCGCTACCGAGGCGACGCAGAGCGTACACTCCGGCGCCCTGCGCGACCGCATCCTGTTCGAGGGACGGCCGCAGCTGCTGTCGGTCGACCAGTTCTCGCGCGAGTCGGTCGAGGCGCTGTTCCGGGTGGCGGACATCATGCAGCCCATCGCGCGGCGCCAGAAGGTGTCGCGGGTGCTGGAGGGCGCGGTGCTCGGCAACCTCTTCTTCGAGGCCAGCACCCGCACGCGCGTGAGCTTCGGCGCGGCCTTCTGCCGGCTCGGCGGCTCGGTCTGCGACACCACCGGCTTCACCTTCTCGTCGATGGCCAAGGGCGAGTCGATCTACGACACCAGCCGCGTCATGAGCGGCTACGTCGACGCGCTGGTGGTGCGTCATCCCGAGCAGGGCTCGGTCGCGGAATTCGCGCGGGCCACCAACATCCCGGTGATCAACGGTGGCGACGGCGCCGGCGAACACCCGAGCCAGGCGCTGCTCGACCTGTACACGATCCAGCGCGAGTTCTCGCGGCTCGGGCGCATCGTCGACGGTGCGCATGTCGCCTTCGTCGGCGACCTGAAGTACGGCCGCACGGTGCATTCGCTGGTGAAGCTGCTGTCGCTCTACCGGGGGCTGAAGTTCACGCTGATCGCGCCCGCGGGGCTCGAACTGCCGGCGCACCTGGCCGACCGCATCTCGCGCAACGGCCACGTGGTGGTACAGACCGCGTCGCTGGCCGAAGGCCTGGCGGGCGCCGACGTGGTGTATGCCACGCGCATCCAGAAGGAACGCTTCGAGCCGAAGGAGCAGGAGCAGTTCGAGGGCTACACGCCGGACTTCCAGATCCACCAGGCGCTGATCGATGCCCACTGCAGCCCGCGCACGCTGGTGATGCACCCGCTGCCGCGCGACAGCCGGCCCGGCGCCAACGACCTGAGCACGGACCTGAACCACGACCCGCGGCTGGCCATCTTCCGCCAGACCGACAACGGCATCCCGGTGCGCATGGCGCTGTTCGCGGTGTTGCTCGGCGTGGAAGACCAGGTGCCGCGCTCGATGCGCGACGCCGGCTGGCGGCCGCCCGCGGCGATCGGCCCCGACGACGCGGCCTTCGACGCGCTCGAAGCCTGA
- the purE gene encoding 5-(carboxyamino)imidazole ribonucleotide mutase: MNQTIQVGVVMGSNSDWETMRHAVEILQQFGIAHEARVVSAHRMPDELFAYAESAASRGLAAIIAGAGGAAHLPGMLAAKTTVPVLGVPVASRHLQGVDSLYSIVQMPKGVPVATFAIGNAGAANAALFAVAMMAVGNPRLRTQLDTFRAAQTAAAQAMTLPPPEAGAPAAAPVSPFSPQGGGAL; the protein is encoded by the coding sequence ATGAACCAAACAATCCAGGTCGGCGTGGTGATGGGCTCGAACTCCGACTGGGAGACGATGCGTCACGCGGTCGAGATTCTCCAGCAATTCGGCATCGCCCACGAAGCGCGGGTGGTCTCGGCCCACCGCATGCCGGACGAACTCTTCGCCTACGCCGAGAGCGCCGCCTCGCGCGGGCTCGCCGCGATCATCGCCGGCGCCGGCGGCGCGGCCCACCTGCCGGGCATGCTGGCCGCCAAGACCACGGTGCCGGTGCTGGGCGTGCCGGTGGCGAGCCGCCATCTCCAGGGCGTCGATTCGCTCTACAGCATCGTGCAGATGCCCAAGGGCGTACCGGTCGCCACCTTCGCCATCGGCAACGCGGGTGCGGCCAACGCGGCGCTGTTCGCCGTGGCCATGATGGCGGTCGGCAATCCGCGGCTGCGCACGCAGCTCGACACCTTCCGCGCGGCGCAGACCGCCGCGGCCCAGGCCATGACGCTGCCACCGCCCGAGGCCGGCGCGCCCGCCGCGGCGCCGGTGTCGCCCTTCTCGCCGCAAGGCGGGGGCGCGCTGTGA
- a CDS encoding uracil-DNA glycosylase family protein gives MSASSMNLDARQRAMLDEMGVKVWWPVAAAPVDVDVAVAPVAEPPAPHRVAAVEEAPYEAPRAAPTPVRAPIAVPAPSAPAPPAPPAARAHGAAVLVAPPHRLYATEGAAEGGWLVVADMPPEADGRHGEPLAGDAGRLLDNMLRALQLHAGDMPVHLMRTHRGVASGRDGSPQPFADAFLPQAQALAPRLIFAMGPLAAQTLLQSAEPLGKLRGRAARLDALGGTPVVVSYHPAYLLRNPADKARAWVDLCLAADALAAVR, from the coding sequence ATGAGCGCCTCATCAATGAACCTCGACGCCCGCCAGCGCGCCATGCTCGACGAGATGGGCGTGAAGGTCTGGTGGCCGGTGGCGGCGGCGCCCGTCGACGTGGACGTCGCCGTCGCCCCGGTGGCCGAGCCTCCTGCGCCGCACCGTGTCGCGGCGGTCGAAGAAGCGCCGTACGAGGCACCGCGCGCTGCGCCGACACCCGTGCGCGCGCCGATCGCTGTGCCGGCACCCAGTGCGCCTGCTCCACCTGCTCCACCTGCCGCACGCGCCCACGGCGCCGCCGTGCTGGTGGCGCCGCCGCACCGCCTGTACGCGACCGAGGGGGCGGCCGAGGGCGGCTGGCTGGTGGTCGCCGACATGCCGCCCGAGGCCGACGGCCGCCACGGCGAGCCCCTGGCCGGCGACGCGGGTCGGCTGCTCGACAACATGCTGCGCGCCTTGCAATTGCACGCCGGCGACATGCCGGTGCATCTGATGCGCACCCACCGCGGCGTGGCCTCCGGCCGCGATGGCAGCCCGCAGCCCTTCGCCGACGCCTTCCTGCCGCAGGCCCAGGCGCTGGCGCCCCGCCTGATCTTCGCCATGGGGCCGCTCGCCGCGCAGACCCTGCTGCAGAGCGCGGAGCCGCTGGGCAAGCTGCGCGGCCGTGCCGCCCGCCTCGACGCACTGGGCGGCACGCCGGTCGTGGTGAGCTACCACCCGGCCTACCTGCTGCGCAATCCGGCCGATAAGGCCCGCGCGTGGGTCGACCTCTGCCTGGCGGCCGACGCGCTCGCGGCCGTCCGCTAG
- a CDS encoding DMT family transporter encodes MPAAVRFFPRLSARQLGIGAAVVTVLVWTAFILIARASAARSLTPFDLAFARIVGASVVLVPWGAWLVARERLRHPGRPAGSLLGLSPLALRITVRAGIFGGLLYALLAYCGFFFAPASHASVLLPGSLPLWTTLLAAVVLHDRITPARAVGLGLIVVGDLFVGGRSLLHAFEGGDVWKGDLLFMSAAFCWACYSVVARRHGLDAVRATVAITVFAFVTYVPVYTLLVAGGWVASRLGSAPAGEIVFQMAFQGIGSVVVSGITFTRMIQYFGPVRSTMITALVPSLSALGAVLLLDEPMHWTLLAGLVLVTGGILFGVRRAVVAPAPTPLPRGCDA; translated from the coding sequence ATGCCTGCCGCCGTCCGCTTCTTCCCGCGCCTCTCCGCGCGCCAGCTGGGCATCGGTGCGGCCGTCGTCACCGTGTTGGTGTGGACGGCGTTCATCCTGATCGCCCGTGCCTCGGCGGCCCGCTCGCTCACGCCGTTCGACCTCGCCTTTGCGCGCATCGTCGGCGCCAGCGTGGTGCTGGTGCCCTGGGGCGCGTGGCTGGTGGCGCGGGAGCGCTTGCGCCACCCGGGCCGGCCGGCCGGTTCGCTGCTCGGCCTCTCGCCGCTGGCGCTGCGCATCACGGTGCGCGCCGGCATCTTCGGCGGGTTGCTCTACGCCCTGCTGGCGTACTGCGGGTTCTTTTTCGCGCCCGCCTCGCATGCGTCGGTGCTGCTGCCCGGCAGCCTGCCGCTCTGGACCACGCTGCTGGCCGCGGTCGTGCTGCACGACCGCATCACGCCCGCACGTGCGGTGGGGTTGGGATTGATCGTCGTCGGCGACCTGTTCGTCGGCGGCCGCAGCCTGCTGCACGCCTTCGAGGGCGGCGATGTCTGGAAAGGCGACCTGCTCTTCATGAGCGCGGCCTTCTGCTGGGCCTGCTACAGCGTGGTGGCGCGCCGCCACGGGCTCGATGCGGTGCGCGCCACCGTCGCGATCACCGTCTTCGCCTTCGTTACCTACGTGCCGGTCTACACGCTGCTGGTGGCCGGCGGCTGGGTGGCCAGCCGGCTGGGCAGCGCGCCGGCCGGCGAGATCGTCTTCCAGATGGCCTTCCAGGGCATCGGGTCGGTGGTGGTCTCGGGCATCACCTTCACGCGGATGATCCAGTACTTCGGGCCGGTGCGCTCCACCATGATCACGGCGCTGGTGCCCAGCCTGTCGGCCCTGGGCGCGGTGCTGCTGCTCGACGAGCCGATGCACTGGACGCTGCTGGCCGGGCTGGTGCTGGTCACCGGCGGCATCCTGTTCGGCGTGCGCCGGGCCGTGGTGGCACCGGCCCCGACCCCCTTGCCGCGAGGCTGCGATGCCTGA
- the rimI gene encoding ribosomal protein S18-alanine N-acetyltransferase yields MSAVLQPLEARLDAMTVERLDAVCAVENQAYTHPWTHANFIDSLAAGYHCQLLLGGETVIGYFVAMKGVDEVHLLNITVAPEFQRQGWAPLMLEALAGWSRGQGAQWLWLEVRTGNARALQIYERNGFRRVGVRKGYYPAHGGREDAVVMSLRLHEPTSAWGGLLP; encoded by the coding sequence ATGAGCGCCGTCCTGCAACCGCTGGAAGCCCGCCTCGACGCGATGACCGTCGAGCGCCTGGACGCGGTCTGCGCGGTCGAGAACCAGGCCTACACCCATCCCTGGACGCATGCCAACTTCATCGATTCGCTGGCGGCCGGCTACCACTGCCAGCTGCTGCTGGGGGGCGAGACGGTCATCGGCTACTTCGTCGCCATGAAGGGCGTGGACGAGGTGCACCTGCTCAACATCACCGTGGCGCCCGAGTTCCAGCGCCAGGGCTGGGCGCCGCTCATGCTCGAGGCGCTGGCCGGCTGGTCGCGCGGGCAGGGCGCGCAATGGCTGTGGCTCGAGGTGCGCACGGGCAACGCCCGGGCATTGCAGATCTACGAGCGCAACGGCTTCCGCCGCGTCGGCGTGCGCAAGGGCTACTACCCGGCGCACGGCGGCCGCGAAGACGCCGTCGTGATGAGCCTGAGGCTGCACGAACCGACCAGCGCCTGGGGCGGGTTGCTGCCATGA
- the dacB gene encoding D-alanyl-D-alanine carboxypeptidase/D-alanyl-D-alanine endopeptidase, with amino-acid sequence MPLAFLPARRAALVAAFAVLVGASAAAQQPFQQLPPEVDAALARAKVPRDAVTLLVADADAVQPPRLAWRSQVPVNPASIMKLVTTYAGLDLLGPAFTWATPVYVDGPIRHGVLQGNLYIKGQGDPKLVIERLWLLLRRVQGLGIQAIEGDIVLDRSAFEAIEADPNAFDGEGLRPYNASPDALLVNFKSVVMTFVPNRGAATAQVSFDPPLAGVAMQPTVPLSAGDCGDWHGTLAADVADPARLRFSGSYPTACGEKTWALAYADPRSYAARAVGGMWAEVGGRLKGTVRDGRVPAELKPAFEIVSPPLAEVIRDINKYSNNVMAQQLFLTLGLQQKKRGSLDASRTTMRQWWNNRIGTGEGQPVFDNGSGLSRDERITAGELAKMLQVAWRSPVMSELMSSLPASGVDGTLRRRALRSGGAAHLKTGTLRDAAGVAGYVDGASGRRYVVVAIANHANAAAARPAFDALVDWATQD; translated from the coding sequence ATGCCTCTCGCCTTCCTCCCGGCCCGCCGCGCCGCCCTGGTCGCCGCCTTCGCCGTTCTTGTCGGCGCCAGCGCCGCCGCGCAACAGCCGTTCCAGCAGCTGCCCCCCGAGGTCGACGCCGCCCTGGCCCGCGCCAAGGTGCCGCGCGACGCGGTCACGCTGCTGGTGGCCGACGCCGATGCGGTGCAGCCGCCGCGCCTGGCCTGGCGCAGCCAGGTACCGGTGAACCCGGCGTCGATCATGAAGCTGGTGACGACCTACGCCGGCCTCGACCTGCTGGGCCCGGCCTTCACCTGGGCCACACCGGTCTACGTCGACGGGCCGATCCGCCACGGCGTGCTGCAGGGCAACCTCTACATCAAGGGCCAGGGCGATCCGAAGCTGGTCATCGAACGGCTCTGGCTGCTGCTGCGCCGCGTGCAGGGCCTGGGCATCCAGGCCATCGAGGGCGACATCGTGCTCGACCGCAGCGCCTTCGAGGCGATCGAAGCCGACCCGAACGCCTTCGACGGCGAGGGCCTGCGGCCCTACAACGCCTCGCCCGATGCGTTGCTGGTGAACTTCAAGTCGGTCGTCATGACCTTCGTTCCCAACCGCGGCGCGGCGACCGCGCAGGTGAGCTTCGACCCGCCGCTCGCCGGCGTGGCGATGCAGCCGACGGTGCCGCTGTCGGCCGGCGACTGCGGCGACTGGCACGGCACGCTGGCCGCCGACGTGGCCGACCCGGCGCGCCTGCGCTTTTCCGGCAGCTACCCGACGGCCTGCGGCGAGAAGACCTGGGCGCTGGCCTATGCCGACCCGCGCAGCTACGCCGCACGCGCCGTCGGTGGCATGTGGGCCGAGGTCGGCGGGCGCCTGAAGGGGACGGTGCGCGACGGCCGCGTGCCGGCCGAGCTGAAGCCGGCCTTCGAGATCGTTTCGCCACCGCTGGCCGAGGTGATCCGCGACATCAACAAGTACAGCAACAACGTGATGGCCCAGCAGCTGTTCCTCACGCTCGGGCTGCAGCAGAAGAAGCGCGGTTCGCTGGACGCGTCGCGCACGACGATGCGCCAGTGGTGGAACAATCGCATCGGCACCGGCGAGGGCCAGCCGGTGTTCGACAACGGCTCGGGGCTGTCGCGCGACGAGCGCATCACGGCGGGGGAACTGGCCAAGATGCTGCAGGTGGCCTGGCGCTCGCCGGTGATGTCGGAGCTGATGTCGTCCTTGCCGGCGTCCGGCGTCGACGGCACGCTGCGGCGGCGCGCGCTGCGCTCGGGCGGCGCCGCGCACCTGAAGACCGGCACGCTGCGCGACGCGGCGGGTGTGGCCGGCTACGTCGACGGCGCCAGCGGGCGGCGCTACGTGGTGGTGGCGATCGCCAACCACGCCAACGCCGCGGCCGCCCGGCCGGCCTTCGACGCGCTGGTGGACTGGGCGACCCAGGATTGA
- the tsaB gene encoding tRNA (adenosine(37)-N6)-threonylcarbamoyltransferase complex dimerization subunit type 1 TsaB, whose product MPEPKLLAFDTSTDVLSVAVRHGDRIVAHSGAGGAQASSTLIPLIRRLLAEAGVTLAELDAIAFGRGPGSFTGLRTACAVAQGLGFGAGVPLLPIDTLQAVADEARHRFGVVRVVALLDARMDQVYAAHYAFDGDSAAVPALLAPEQVDVPDGWALAGNAFAAYGERLPSGTARHAVLPTAEALLRLAPALLAAGGSVAPADAWPLYVRDKVAQTTEERAALKAAAASAATL is encoded by the coding sequence ATGCCTGAACCGAAACTGCTCGCCTTCGACACCAGCACCGACGTGCTGTCGGTCGCCGTGCGCCATGGCGATCGCATCGTCGCCCACAGCGGCGCCGGCGGTGCGCAGGCGTCGAGCACGCTGATCCCGCTGATCCGCCGCCTGCTGGCCGAGGCCGGCGTCACGCTGGCCGAGCTCGACGCCATCGCCTTCGGTCGCGGCCCGGGCTCCTTCACCGGCCTGCGCACCGCCTGCGCGGTGGCGCAGGGCCTGGGCTTCGGCGCCGGCGTGCCGCTGTTGCCGATCGACACGCTACAGGCCGTCGCCGACGAGGCGCGCCACCGCTTCGGCGTCGTGCGCGTGGTGGCGCTGCTCGACGCGCGCATGGACCAGGTCTATGCCGCGCACTACGCCTTCGACGGCGACAGCGCGGCCGTGCCCGCGCTGCTGGCGCCCGAGCAGGTCGACGTGCCCGACGGCTGGGCGCTGGCCGGCAACGCCTTCGCGGCCTATGGTGAGCGCCTGCCCAGCGGCACCGCGCGACACGCCGTGCTGCCCACCGCCGAGGCGCTGCTGCGGCTGGCGCCGGCGCTGCTGGCGGCCGGCGGCAGCGTGGCGCCAGCCGATGCGTGGCCGCTGTACGTTCGCGATAAAGTCGCGCAGACCACCGAAGAACGCGCGGCCCTCAAGGCTGCTGCGGCATCCGCTGCCACCCTCTGA
- a CDS encoding L-threonylcarbamoyladenylate synthase: protein MIVDGQSSEAIAAAADRLRAGDLVVFPTETVYGLGADAGSDAAVAGIFRAKGRPSDHPLIVHVAAGAKGTQALSHFAQPLPPFAEKLVRAFWPGPLTLIVTRQPGVGAAAAGGQDTIGLRCPAHAVAQALLEACAERGVLGLAGPSANRFGRVSPTTAQHVQDEFGDELLIVDGGACAVGIESTIVDCSRGAPVLLRPGAITRDQVEAACGEPLRDKADLAAPDPRASGTLEAHYAPDAKVRLMDAKALQSALDVLGAQAAHIAVWARSPLKSRSQRVLQRRMPDDAATAAQQLFAVLRGFDAEGAKLIWIETPPDTPEWEGVRDRLQRAAAA, encoded by the coding sequence ATGATTGTCGACGGCCAATCGTCCGAGGCCATCGCCGCCGCCGCCGACCGGCTGCGCGCGGGCGATCTGGTGGTCTTCCCGACCGAGACCGTCTATGGCCTGGGCGCCGACGCGGGCAGCGATGCGGCGGTGGCCGGCATCTTCCGGGCGAAGGGCCGGCCGTCGGACCATCCGCTGATCGTCCATGTCGCGGCCGGCGCCAAGGGCACCCAGGCGCTGTCGCATTTCGCGCAGCCGCTGCCGCCCTTCGCCGAGAAACTGGTGCGCGCCTTCTGGCCCGGCCCGCTGACGCTGATCGTCACGCGCCAGCCGGGCGTCGGCGCCGCCGCCGCTGGTGGGCAGGACACCATCGGCTTGCGCTGCCCCGCGCACGCCGTGGCGCAGGCGCTGCTCGAGGCCTGCGCCGAACGCGGCGTGCTCGGCCTGGCCGGCCCCAGCGCCAACCGCTTCGGCCGCGTCAGCCCGACCACCGCACAGCACGTGCAGGACGAGTTCGGCGACGAGCTGCTCATCGTCGACGGCGGCGCGTGCGCGGTGGGCATCGAATCCACCATCGTCGACTGCAGCCGTGGCGCGCCGGTGCTGCTGCGGCCAGGTGCCATCACCCGCGACCAGGTCGAGGCGGCCTGCGGCGAGCCGTTGCGCGACAAGGCCGACCTCGCCGCGCCCGACCCGCGGGCGTCGGGCACGCTCGAGGCGCACTACGCGCCCGACGCCAAGGTCAGGCTGATGGACGCCAAGGCGCTGCAGTCGGCGCTCGACGTGCTCGGCGCGCAAGCGGCGCACATCGCGGTGTGGGCGCGTTCGCCGCTCAAGAGCCGCTCGCAGCGCGTGCTGCAGCGGCGCATGCCCGACGATGCGGCGACCGCGGCGCAGCAACTGTTCGCCGTGCTGCGCGGCTTCGACGCCGAGGGCGCGAAGCTGATCTGGATCGAAACGCCGCCGGACACGCCCGAATGGGAGGGCGTGCGCGACCGCCTGCAGCGCGCCGCCGCGGCCTGA
- a CDS encoding 5-(carboxyamino)imidazole ribonucleotide synthase, translated as MSAPTPHVLPGATLGVIGGGQLGRMFVHAAQRMGYFTAVLDPDAESPAGRVSHHHIHTDYTDVDGLARLAGLAEAITTEFENVPAPSLENLAVARPVAPAAASVAIAQDRIREKAHFVRCGVACAPYAVIETAEQLAAVADDLLPGILKTARLGYDGKGQQRVATPAELAAAWEATGGVPCVLEKRLALDYECSVIVARGQDGQMVHFPPQRNLHRDGILAVTEVYPGNIPVGQAARAIESTRAIADGLGYVGVLCVEYFVLADGTMVVNEMAPRPHNSGHWSMDACDLSQFDLQVRTVAGLPLSTPRQHSPAVMLNLLGDLWFVDASDTTVEPPWADVLALPGVHLHLYGKTDARRGRKMGHLNITGPDIDTVRSTADFAAAVLGLPIPLSE; from the coding sequence GTGAGTGCGCCGACGCCCCATGTGCTGCCCGGCGCCACGCTGGGCGTGATCGGCGGCGGGCAGCTGGGCCGCATGTTCGTGCACGCGGCCCAGCGCATGGGCTACTTCACCGCGGTGCTCGACCCCGACGCCGAAAGTCCGGCGGGCCGCGTGAGCCACCACCACATCCACACCGATTACACCGACGTCGACGGCCTGGCGCGCCTGGCCGGTCTGGCCGAGGCGATCACGACCGAATTCGAGAACGTGCCGGCGCCATCGCTGGAGAACCTCGCCGTGGCGCGCCCGGTCGCACCGGCCGCCGCGTCGGTGGCGATCGCGCAGGACCGCATCCGGGAGAAGGCGCATTTCGTCCGCTGTGGCGTGGCCTGCGCGCCCTATGCCGTGATCGAGACGGCCGAGCAGCTCGCGGCAGTGGCCGACGACCTGCTCCCGGGCATCCTGAAGACCGCACGGCTCGGCTACGACGGCAAGGGCCAGCAACGCGTCGCCACCCCGGCAGAGCTCGCAGCGGCATGGGAGGCCACCGGCGGCGTGCCCTGCGTGCTGGAGAAGCGGCTCGCGCTCGACTACGAATGCTCGGTCATCGTGGCGCGCGGACAGGACGGCCAGATGGTCCACTTCCCGCCGCAGCGCAACCTGCACCGCGACGGCATCCTGGCCGTCACGGAGGTCTACCCGGGCAACATCCCGGTGGGCCAGGCGGCGCGCGCCATCGAATCCACCCGCGCCATCGCCGACGGCCTGGGCTACGTGGGCGTGCTGTGCGTCGAATACTTCGTGCTGGCCGACGGCACGATGGTGGTCAACGAGATGGCGCCGCGCCCGCACAACAGCGGCCACTGGTCGATGGACGCCTGCGACCTGTCGCAGTTCGACCTGCAGGTGCGCACCGTCGCCGGCCTGCCCCTGTCGACGCCGCGCCAGCACAGCCCGGCCGTCATGCTCAACCTGCTGGGCGACCTGTGGTTCGTCGATGCGAGCGACACGACGGTCGAGCCGCCGTGGGCCGACGTGCTGGCGCTGCCGGGCGTGCACCTGCATCTCTACGGCAAGACCGACGCGCGGCGTGGCCGCAAGATGGGCCACCTGAACATCACGGGGCCGGACATCGACACCGTGCGCAGCACGGCCGACTTCGCGGCGGCGGTGCTGGGGTTGCCGATCCCCTTGTCCGAATGA
- a CDS encoding tetratricopeptide repeat protein, whose product MIDITLENFQTALIDGSMTTPVLLDIWAEWCGPCKQLGPVLEKLEVDYGGRFTLAKLDADKVPQISGQLSEMFGVRSIPFCVMFKGGQPVDGFVGAIPAAQIREFLDKHVPAAEELEAAAEEEAAQEALAEGDTEGALEKLQHAVATDPANDDARFDYIKLLLQLGRSDDAKVAFAPVIAKAPAVRRFDALQRWMNAIDFAAPPTGAAPTLADADARIAAGKRDFDARFARAQLLMTEQRWTDAMDELLEILMRDKAWNDELARKTYIAILEIIEPPKPKVADGQIPPDDPTVATYRRRLSSVVLS is encoded by the coding sequence ATGATCGATATCACCCTCGAAAACTTCCAGACCGCGCTGATCGACGGTTCCATGACCACGCCGGTGCTGCTCGACATCTGGGCCGAATGGTGCGGGCCGTGCAAGCAGCTCGGGCCGGTGCTCGAAAAGCTCGAAGTCGACTACGGCGGCCGCTTCACGCTGGCCAAGCTCGACGCCGACAAGGTGCCGCAGATCTCGGGCCAGCTCAGCGAGATGTTCGGCGTGCGCAGCATTCCCTTCTGCGTGATGTTCAAGGGCGGCCAGCCGGTCGACGGCTTCGTCGGCGCCATCCCCGCCGCGCAGATCCGCGAGTTCCTCGACAAGCATGTGCCGGCCGCGGAGGAACTGGAGGCCGCCGCCGAGGAAGAAGCCGCGCAGGAAGCCCTGGCCGAAGGCGACACCGAAGGCGCGCTCGAGAAGCTGCAGCACGCCGTGGCCACCGACCCGGCCAACGACGACGCGCGCTTCGACTACATCAAGCTGCTGCTGCAGCTGGGCCGCAGCGACGACGCCAAGGTCGCCTTCGCGCCGGTCATCGCCAAGGCGCCGGCCGTGCGCCGCTTCGACGCGCTCCAGCGCTGGATGAACGCCATCGACTTCGCCGCGCCGCCGACCGGCGCCGCACCGACGCTGGCCGATGCCGACGCTCGCATCGCTGCCGGCAAGCGCGACTTCGATGCGCGCTTCGCGCGCGCGCAACTGCTGATGACCGAGCAACGCTGGACCGACGCGATGGACGAACTGCTCGAGATCCTGATGCGCGACAAGGCCTGGAACGACGAGCTGGCGCGCAAGACCTACATCGCCATCCTGGAGATCATCGAGCCGCCCAAGCCCAAGGTGGCCGACGGCCAGATCCCGCCGGACGACCCGACCGTGGCGACCTACCGCCGCCGACTGAGCAGCGTCGTCCTGAGCTGA
- the pyrF gene encoding orotidine-5'-phosphate decarboxylase yields the protein MTFIDQLRAAERQNRSLLCVGLDPEPTRFPARLKGDANKIYDFCARIVDATADLVIAFKPQIAYFAAHRAEGQLERLMEHIRRVAPQVPIILDAKRGDIGSTADQYAIEAFERYGADAVTLSPFMGFDSVAPYLKYPEKGAFLLCRTSNPGGADLQGQRLASVDGQPLLYEHVARLAQGPWNLNGQLGLVVGATYPAEIERVRALAPTVPLLIPGVGAQGGDAVATVRAGWRTDAPIVVNSSRAICYASDGDDFADAARREALRTRDGLEAAKP from the coding sequence ATGACTTTCATCGACCAGCTGCGCGCCGCCGAGCGGCAGAACCGCTCCCTCCTGTGCGTCGGCCTCGACCCGGAACCCACCCGGTTCCCGGCGCGCCTGAAGGGCGACGCCAACAAGATCTACGACTTCTGCGCACGCATCGTCGACGCCACGGCCGACCTGGTGATCGCCTTCAAGCCGCAGATCGCCTACTTTGCGGCGCACCGCGCCGAGGGCCAGCTGGAGCGGCTGATGGAGCACATCCGCCGCGTTGCGCCGCAGGTGCCGATCATCCTGGACGCCAAGCGCGGCGACATCGGCTCGACCGCCGACCAGTACGCGATCGAAGCCTTCGAGCGCTATGGCGCGGACGCGGTCACGCTGTCGCCCTTCATGGGCTTCGACTCGGTCGCGCCCTACCTCAAGTACCCCGAGAAGGGCGCTTTCCTGCTGTGCCGCACCAGCAATCCGGGCGGCGCCGACCTGCAGGGTCAGCGCCTGGCCAGCGTCGACGGCCAGCCTTTGTTGTATGAACATGTAGCCCGCCTCGCCCAGGGCCCGTGGAACCTGAACGGGCAACTGGGGCTGGTCGTGGGCGCCACCTACCCGGCCGAAATCGAGCGCGTGCGGGCGCTCGCGCCGACCGTTCCGCTGCTGATCCCGGGCGTCGGCGCGCAGGGCGGCGATGCCGTCGCCACGGTGCGCGCCGGGTGGCGGACGGATGCGCCGATCGTCGTGAACTCCTCGCGCGCGATCTGCTACGCGTCCGACGGCGACGACTTCGCGGACGCCGCGCGCCGCGAGGCGCTGCGCACCCGGGACGGTCTCGAAGCGGCCAAGCCCTGA